From the Lolium rigidum isolate FL_2022 chromosome 2, APGP_CSIRO_Lrig_0.1, whole genome shotgun sequence genome, one window contains:
- the LOC124686575 gene encoding transmembrane protein 230-like produces the protein MAYVDHAFSITDEDDLVGGAIGGPRGAPVKEIAFAAALLAFGALGVIAGLLMAANQVGGDSAHGIFFMILGIVMFIPGFYYTRIAYYAYKGYKGFSFSNIPPI, from the exons ATGGCCTACGTGGACCACGCCTTCTCCATCACCGACGAGGACGACCTCGTCGGCGGCGCCATCGGCGGCCCGCGCGGCGCCCCCGTCAAGGAgatcgccttcgccgccgccctcctcgccTTCGGGGCCCTCGGCGTCATCGCCGGCCTCCTCATGGCCGCCAACCAAGTCGGCGGGGACAGCGCGCACG GAATCTTCTTCATGATTTTGGGCATTGTAATGTTCATCCCTGGGTTCTACTACACAAGAATCGCCTACTACGCTTACAAGGGATACAAGGGCTTCTCTTTTTCAAACATCCCACCAATCTAA